The sequence attcattattgggaaacccgcaacttccaaaagccaaacttattcatgagaattgaattgcttttcatagactcaaaggtattcttacaaatttaaagtaATCTAATCTagaattttattgttaatattcattcaagcgtttatcccgaaacactttcttcctcgccgaatcaggtattggttcatgttggtttagtattgcttttggtttattaaccggtttaggatgatcctattgtaaatataatttaagttggtttagcatatattatgcttaaaataaattaaattaaataatagtaatattaagcttaaaatataattttagagagttttcaaatatagtttacagaacattataggtgatgaatttaatttattcaattcgtttattacttaaaactaagttttttaaaaaacatacagAGTTagaaatatcaatgatggattggtgagtataacgtgaagacaaaaatataaatatttgattttcaagataagaaattcagcttttattcagttactcaatatataatatcttaaattattttttaaaaaatatacataatttatatatatagattaatcttccaaacttaaaatattatattatatatgaataatgtttttaaattaaaataatttctgatttaaaaaaaaataaaaacaacaaatggttattttcaaataatggatgtaatttacattatactatcatttaaaaagtattagatacgttttgatatatcattattttctatttccagaaaacaataaattgttaaacatcaatatcatctaggttaagtatacgaacatcacaaattcaaacatcacaaaaaatatttacataaacaatattcaaaagaatagttatatacttaatatttcaaaatcaaagatatttttgctaaaattgtacttacctggccaaggagatcgatcatctttttacggatcaatcgattgttgagcatgtggtcgatccaaaaatattctgcagtttaattaaatatttaaagcatttattccaacactcaacatatagttttgctaaatatgataactagacagccaacaaaattataaaaaaaatatttaaatagtaaaaaatatgttaatttaacgtgttaaaatttaaaaacaaattttaattatgacatgcattttaatatttatataaatatatatcataacctaaatttaaaaacaaattttaattatgacatgcatcttaatatttatataaatatatatcataacctaaacaaattttaattatgacatgcatcttaacacgttaaatatatattttaatttaacgtgttaaaatatGTTTCTTAATATGATAAGAAAtgatttaacaacttaaattagaaaaaataaaaaaatcccgggcgtagcccgggttaatccctagtagttatataaattatggttttaaagtttaaatttttagatatagtactaaatttaaagtttataaTTTCAAACTAGAcgtcaaatatataaaatagagctataaacttttaaaattattttattacatcGTTAAATAAacctttgatatttttttgaatagagtccataaatattttgaacAAGACTCGTAAATAATTTGAGTCACTGTTTATAACTTACTGTATGAGTTATGATCAAACCACAATACACGTACAATTTACCTACCGGTTTGACTCAAACCGAatacacacgcacacacacccGACCGGTTTAAATTCGACTAATTCCGCACGTGCCGTATAGAATCACACGTGGAAAACCTGCTCGCGATATacagaggaagaagcagagGTGAGGGAAGAAGATAGAGCGAAAGAGATTAGGACCGTCACTCCCGGTTAACAAAACGACGCCGGAGCCTCCTTCACCGGCCGTCGTTTCAAACCCCaaatccaaaactctctctcccCAACATGAACGATCCGTAAGAATCATTCAAAAGCTCAAAGACTCTTCCTTTATCTCAATCGAATCTCAATCAACCCAATGAAGAAGCCCGCATCAATCTCGATGGACCACGTACTCCTAGCCTTACGCGAGACcagcgaggagagagagattcGAATCCGGAGCCTATTCGATTTCTTCGACAATTCGAGCTTAGGGTTCTTGGACTACGCCCAGATCGAAAAGGGCTTAGCTTCGCTTCAGATTCCACCCGAGTACAAGTACGCTAGGGATTTGTTCAGAGTCTGTGATGCCAACAGAGACGGGCGCGTTGATTACCACGAGTTTCGTCGTTACATTGACGCCAAGGAGCTCGAGCTTTACAGGATCTTCCAGGCGATTGATGTTGCTCACAACGGGTGTATTTTGCCGGAGGAGCTTTGGGAGGCTCTGGTTAAGGCTGGTACGTGATGGTGTCGTGTAAAAGTTGGAACCTTTATTGAATGTGTGGATGTTGATAGTGTACTGATCGGTTATCTCTACTAGTAGTTTGGTTACAGTGAGTATGTTTTAATTAGTAGCTTGTTTTGGAGGCTCTGGTTAAGGCTGGTACTAATAGTGTCATGTAAAGTTGGAACCTTTATTGAGCTTGTGGATGTTGATAGTGTACTGATGGCTAAGTAGTTTGTTTACAGTGAATTTGTTTTAATCAGtattctaaaaatcggtctaggcagCTCCTGTCTAGTCGCAAATTGGGTCTAAAGGAAACAAATTTTTGCTTAGATGTTCAAAAAATGGGTCCGCATAATCAATAATCTCCTATAAATTGTCTAATTACTGTCTAGCTATATCTTGGACATTGTGTTTTATTGTTTTCGCTTTTGATTGTTTGAGTATCTTAAACCTACATAAGCTCCAGAGTTATGTTCTTGTAGGCATTGAAGTAGTTTGTTTACAGTGAATATGTTTTAATCAACATTTTTTGCTTAGATGTtcaaaaaatcggtctaggcgtCCACATAATCACTAATCCCCTATAAATCCTCTAATTACCGTCTAGCGATTTTTTGGACATTGTGTTTTAATGTTTTCGCTTTTGATTGTTTGAGTATCTTAAACCTACAATTTTTGCTTAGATGTtcaaaaaatcggtctaggcatCCACATAATCACTAATCCCCTATAAATCCTCTAATTACCGTCTAGCGATTTTTTGGACATTGTGTTTTAATGTTTTCGCTTTTGATTGTTTGAGTATCTTAAACCTACAATTTTTGCTTAGATGTtcaaaaaatcggtctaggcatCCACATAATCACTAATCCCCTATAAATCCTCTAATTACCGTCTAGCGATTTCTTGGACATTGTGTTTTAATGTTTTCGCTTTTGATTGTTTGAGTATCTTAAACCTACATAAGGTCCAGAGATATGTTCCTTTAGGCATTGAAGTAGTTTGTTTACAGTGAAGATGTTTTAATCAGTATTCTAAAATCAGTCTAGACAGCTCCTGCCTAGTCGGTTAGACAGCTTCCGCCTAGTCTGCAAATCGGTTTTAGACATTCAAAAAAATCTGTCTCTATCCGTATATCAATAATCCCCTTATGAAACATCTAATTATCATCTAGAGACTTCTTGAATATTGGTTTCAATGTTTTTGCTTTTGATTGTTGAGTATCTCAAACCTACATAAGCCCCCACAGTTATATTCTTGTAGGTATTGAAATAGATGACGAGGAACTCGCTCGTTTCGTGGAGCACGTTGATAAAGACAACAACGGAACCATAACATTCGAGGAGTGGAGAGATTTTCTCTTGTTATACCCTCATGAAGCCACCATTGAGAACATATACCACCACTGGGAAAGGGTTTGCTTGATAGACATTGGAGAGCAAGCTGTTATCCCAGACGGTATAAGCAAACATGTCAAAAGAAGCAGGCTCCTTCTCGCCGGAGGACTAGCCGGAGCCGTATCCAGAACCGCAACCGCCCCTCTGGACCGCCTCAAAGTAGTTCTCCAAGTTCAGAGAGCACACGCAGGTGTTCTCCCTACCATCAAGaagatttggagagaagataAGTTGAGAGGCTTCTTCAGAGGCAATGGTTTGAATGTCATGAAGGTTGCTCCTGAAAGCGCCATTAAGTTCTGCGCTTACGAGATGCTGAAGCCTATGATTGGAGGAGAGGGAGGTGATATCGGTACGAGCGCGAGGCTTTTGGCTGGTGGAATGGCTGGCGCGGTGGCTCAGACCGCTATTTACCCTATGGATCTTGTGAAGACGAGGCTGCAGACTTGTGTGAGTGAAGGTGGGAAGGCGCCGAAGCTGTGGAAGCTTACAAAGGATATATGGGTGAGAGAGGGGCCTAGGGCGTTCTATAAGGGTCTGTTTCCTTCTCTTATTGGGATTATACCTTATGCTGGAATCGATCTAGCTGCTTATGAGACGCTTAAAGACTTGTCTAGAACATACATTCTTCAAGACACCGGTTAGAGAATCAAAAGCCCTTGGattcttattgtttttttttgtagatgattgttctttaaataatttcaaattttgcaGAGCCGGGTCCTCTGATACAACTGAGCTGTGGAATGACATCAGGAGCTCTCGGAGCATCATGTGTTTACCCTTTACAGGTTGTAAGAACAAGGTAAAAAATGTTAACAAAAGTTTTATGTTCTGTTCCTTGCTTAACAAGTTACaaaagttttatctttttttcttgCTTAACAAGTTTGATTCTTGTCCTGTCAGGATGCAAGCGGATAGTTCAGAGACGACAATGAGACAAGAGTTTATGAAAACGATGAGAGGTGAAGGTTTGAGAGGATTCTACAGAGGACTCTTACCTAATCTTCTTAAAGTGGTTCCAGCTGCAAGCATTACATACATTGTTTATGAAGCTATGAAGAAAAACATGGCTCTTGATTAAGCCAAATACAATTTTTTCTTGGGAGTAGtcattctttttgtttgttggcAAGGGATCGTTTCTTGACTCTTGAGCTCTAGATTATGCGAGATAACAGAAACAAGACCTGCTGTAATACGTTTGCTCGTTGATGTGGTCATGATCTAAGAGTCAAACTCTGTAAAGTTACATATTCAAAATGGATATTGGATGGATTAAAGTTACGGTTTGGTTCATTTCTCAAATTAATGTTGATTGGTTCAGTTTCTTACGGTAATGTTTTTGATCATTCATATTGGAACGTATATTTTGACTGCACGTTTGGATTTATAACATTTttgtatgtgttgtattgatttCAAATAAgcgtatatatacacatttaaagaaaaaaaaagctaaaagATTTATGCATTTCAACTAgacttttttatataataaacatgttaaaaactatatttctCGGACTATAGttgtaaaattatgtatattgtATTGTACAGATTTACACAGGACCGGCTCAAACTATTTCACATACGTCAAGGTTTGTTAGCTAACTCAGAAAGATGTTAGATAGATGTAGAATCGATAGTATCAATCAATGTAAGCAATAAAAAAACTTCTGAATGGCAACTTTTAACTTTATATAGATAGTTTTATAAGAAACAACAATATTGTCAAGCTATTAAAAGCAATCAGAATACTTCTTGTCACACTAATCAACACATCACCGGAGAGTTTACCGGGAGAagaaaaatacagaaaaaaataagagaaagcACGAAAAGAAGAAAGGCGTAGCCTTCCCTTTGCCTCTGATGACTTGCCGTTTGCATCATTTCTCAGTTAACCAAAACAGAGAAAGATAACGGAACTGAGTTAACTCCGATTAACCGTAGCTCGAAAGCTTCTTAACGGCGTCTTCTTGATCCGTTTCTTCCTCCATATCTTTTTCTCTTCCTCAGGTGAGTGACAAGAAAAGATATAAAATGTTTAGTGTTTCTTCCAGTCTCCTCCTACGTCTATCCTCAACccattatatttataatacttATACTTCATTTGGTCCCATATCCAAATCATAATTTATTTGCTattgttatttaaatataaaactatagaATATGTTTtgctaaattttatttaaacccCAAGGGATCGATCTCTATCAAAGTTATACCTAACTTCCGTATAATTTTAATGAACACTTCAATAATGTGCATGTTTTACTTTTGTAAGAAATCCAGCTTGCAATATTGCATGGTGTAGAATTAAGCGTGTCAGTATGAAATACAATACGTATGCCAGTGCCCAGTATAATATAAAGAATCCCCTATATCAATAAtcttatccttttttttttttgctaaaccaATAATCTTATCCTTGCATCGaaaaaatttatctaaataGTTAGCAAACCGAAATAGTAATAAAAGACCACATGCGCGTCATAGTGCGATTGCTTTGCATCCCCTTTTACAATCtcaaataacaatttaaaacAATGTTAGATGCTAGCTAGCTCTCATTATAAATTTGTGGTGCAACATGtcatttgtctttttttcttcatCCAAATATTTGTTCTTCTTCGTTTTTGGTTCTATAACTTTCAGTGACGATTAAAAACACAAGAggggttatatatatatttttttatgtcgTCATTTCcactagaaaataataaattatcctTTTGTGATTACAAATAAACCAGCCACTCTTTtcgtaaaattaaaatatgcaTTGTGTATGAAGGTGGTCCAGTTTAATGGGTCATACGAGGACCACTTAGTTCATCCGTTCATCCAACGTACTAGAGTTTTGTATCAatttgtaaactttttttttgccgcaacaacaacaatcattgGAGAATATTTGTAGAATGAGAAAATATTTGTagaattaattatttactcATTCAGTTTACAAAGCTACGATAATTCAAATGTTGGCTGTATAGTGtatgtgcaaaaaaaaaattagatgcaTTTTACCTAAAACCTACAGTTTAAGAGTTTCGCATCAATTCTAGCTTGGAAACATCACTGCTTACGAACTATAGGAATGAAAATGAATCCgaatatgattatatatacatttaactAATGTGTAATGTAGGCCTTTCTTTATATAGAAGTCGTAAAGCTCTTTACgattattttattacaaaatagcAATGGACAATAATCATGTCGAATAAGCACTAGTCCCATTAAAGTGGGAGCTAGTAAGCATCCATCACCAGTTCAACTCGTATCAATTTATCACATTTTAAtcaatataacaatatttttaattcctCATCGAGAAAGCATTGTACCACTTTAGCTACGTCTTATCGCAAATGGTGGATATTTCTTTtgcaattttataaaatattgatcACAACTCAATGTACAACTCATTACTCAAATATAAAACGATAGAAAAGTACTGAGCATTTTATATAcacaatattttatgttttagctGATTGTGAGAGTATAAACAATTAAGAAAAATGTAACGGCCTAATAGTAAGGTTTAAGAACATTTAAAAAGTTCTATCTaatctttcatttttattttataagttaaaatgatattatattttttggtttCATTGGAAAATTTAATGAATAGGCTACTCCATGGCTAAAGCGCAGCCATTTCCTAACTGAGAAGAAAACAAGCGTGTAGGCTTTAGCCAGCAGATGAAACTACCAATGTATGTTCTCTATATAGAGCTAAGGAGGGATCATCTTGAGGAAAGCTGACTACAAACTAGAAGAAAAAGGAGAGCTGAAGTGCTGAACGAAGGAGGCCAAACCATTTGTGATGTGAAAACAATATTGGTCGAAGTCGCAGCAACATACGCCAATGTTGTAACGAGTTTTTTGTATACTTTGATTCAGTTAAATCTGATTGTAAAaagtatttcaaaaaaaaaactgttgaaGCATAGTTCAAACTTCCTCTTATTTCAAGTCCTACATAGGAAATTTTCgtttttgctcaaaaaaaacaTAGGAAATTCTCGTTAAAACTCAAAAAGTATAACTATAGTCCAAAACGTTACAAAAAAAAGGTCTGATGACATGTCTTTAAAACCTTAAGAGAAACCGACCAACCACTTGTCTCCCTCCTACGTCATGGTCCCTTTGAACCAGCATATCGATTACCATTATTACCTGCGACCACCACCAGCAGGCTTCCTAGCCGGAGCAGTGTCCTCATCATCTGATTCCACGTCACCGTACTGCCAGATCCCAGTCCTAGCCTTGCGAGCTTCCTCCTGGaacttctccaaagcatcaaGAGCAGCTTGCTTGTCCTTGTGCTCAAATCTCCTACGTTTCTCCATTTTCGCTATTCCTTCCTgtgttcatcatcatcatcatcatcagaaacACATATTATTGGAAATACTCTATAGAGACAAAGGTGTGAGAGGAAACCTACCTGAAGCATTGCAGCGTTGACAGAGATCTCTTCATCAGCAGCAATGAGAGTGACAGCAAGTTCAGTTCCAGTGCCTTGGCCTTTGACTTTACCACCAGACGTGTCTCTTTCCTCTATCACTGCCTTGAACTCTTTACCACTTCCAAGCGTCACGGTATGCAAATACTCTCCAGCTTCAGGACCAAAGTCTTCCTCCAAGCTTGGAACCTTTATGTAGGCAAGTCTGCATAGCTGAGCTAGCCCTGGTGCTGAGGACACAGAAGGATCAACTGGTCGGATTGCGCTGTAAGGGACTAACTCTTGGTTTCCATAATCTATGTAGAACACTTCAAGCTTCTCATCTGGTGACTGAATAGCTTCTCGGGGTGCACTCACAATCTGGAGATGAAGGTATCAAGATTAAATGAATAAGTAGCACAGAAACTAAGAAAGTGGACTAGACTTACTAGGCCTGCGGGTTTGGTTAGTTTAGGTAGTTCGGTTCGGAAGTTAAACATAAATCTTACCGAATTAACCCGAAATAAAATTCGATTCGGTTCAGTacttggttagttcggtttttGAAAAATTCTACCGAAgtcttttattttggtttaattttgttataattttggataaatttagttaaatttggttatttcagttcaaaatttggttaattcggtttgggtttttggTATGGTTTaggtataattttttattaagaagaaaaccaaaataaccgtttaccgaaccgaaaaccgaattttttttagaaaacctaCCAAACTTACCgaaatttcggttcggttcggttaaaAATCTCAGGCCTAAGACTTACCATTGCACGGTTCCAGGAGTTGTCAAGGCTAAACTGTGCAAGCACAATGTCACCTCTCTTGGGGTTAAAGGATCCAATGATTGGAGCATCTTTAACACTCAGAGAAGCAAGCTGGTTCTGAATAGAAGCTATCCTCTGATCTCCAACAGATTGAACATAGAACCGACCACCTCCAAGTACTTCTGTAACAGCAACCTTCAAAGTCTCCTTCTGCCTAGTCTCCACGGTTGTACTTCCGTTTGAGACTTCTTGTCCTTCAACATAATTTTCCCAAATctgcaaaaagatcaaaaaaaaaaaaaacagtttagcAAACATAATCTATGAACCAAAAGCATGTATTATACTAATGTCACCTTCAGTTTCTGATTCTTAGCAGTTCTCTCTGCCTGCTCAAGAATATGCGCTTCAACAATCCTGTCTGCACCAAAGCTAGTCTGCATCTTGGCTAAACCAGCTTCAAGCAGAACCGTCGCCACGTTTGTCCTCCCCTCCCACATTGATCCTAGGAAAGTACCGGTTCTATCCACCGTTTCAACTTCAATCTATGTAAAGTTTATAACAAACTATTAGCAAAAGAATAGAGAAAAATTAAATGTAAGTTTAGATTTGTTTAGCTTACCTCAACATCCCTCTGCATGATCCTACGCCTCATCACAGAGATAGCTTCATCCGAGAAAGGCTCTCCACGTCCAGGGCATCTAACACCAGAGAACGCAAAGGCAATGCTACACGTCAGCTTTGGAATATAAAGCTTACACCGATGTCCACTCAGTACATATTCCACAACAGCAGGTATCCTCCTGATCCTCTGAAGCGACGGCAAGAAATCTTTAGCTTTCTTGGCCGCGGCCACGGTTAAGTCAGTGATGTGCATGGCTGGAGCCTCTTTAGCAGAATGGATTCCTTTCTTTCCAGAGAGAGCGCGAGATTCAGCAGCGAGAAGAGCATCGTAATGGTTTGACCTCTCTTCAAAGTCTCTGTGTCTGACCACGTTTCCGAAACCACGTGACAGGAGAAGCTCAGCGATGTTGACTCCAGCTGGCTGAGTGCCGGAGATGGCTGATGCAGTAGCTACTTCCTCGGTGTCGCCTTTGGAGGGAGATGGAATGAACACTGAGCCGAAGTCCATTATCCTATCTGCAGTTGTGGTAGCACCTTCTGCTGGTGTGACTTTTCTTGAGTATTCCATTTGAACAATGACCTGTGTAAAGGCAAATGAATACCATATGATAATGCATCAAGACTAAATAACCGATCAAATTCTGAACCGGACTAACTGAAATAACTAAGCTTAACCAattcttttgaattttaaccaagtttttttttgtttttttggaacTCCAATAGGCAATAACcaagttaaaacaaaaaaaattaactgaATGAAAAAACTTCGGTTAAGTTTGATAGAAATTTCTGAAACCttaaaccgaactaaccaaaatccgaaccgaacttaaccaaaaaaattcaaattttaaccAATTTAAAACCGAAATTTAACCAATTTAAAACCGAAATTTAACCAAATGTAAAAAACTAACCAAATGTAGAAACTTCAGTTAAGTTTGATAGGAAATTTTGAAACCGATCTAACCGAAAACCGATTTTTTGTGTACAATTCGGCCAAACCGAACTActcgacccaaaaaaaaaacgaattaacCAAAACCGCATGCCTAATTAAGAGAATTGGAGAAAAATGAATTAAGCTTTTCTAGTATTACTCTTCAAGTTGGAATTGATAAATTAAACTTTCTATTCATAGTCAGAAAGGACCTAGttatctaaaatgaatctttattatatggttatctAAACCAAGATAACAAACCGAATGCATATAGTCTTAACACAATACCTGTTTGCCAATAAGCCTTTGCCTCAGAAACTCTCTAGCTTCCCTAGCATAAGGAGCTGGCTTCTCCTCTCTACGTGGGTTACCCATTTTAGGACATCTGATACTCGAAAGATTGACACGTCTCTCTGCAGCCGGGCTCCCGTATGGGATAGCATCATCAGCAACTACAACACAGTCTCCACTCACCACTTCCACTACCTAAAAAGATAAGATAGAACCAATCACTTAAACAAGCAAAAGATAGAGACAAGACAGTAATTAAACAGGAATTTATGTTTACCTTTCCGGTAAAGTTCTGGTCATGAAGTGCCTTAGAGTTTGTAGCTGGAGGAACATAGCTTGCCCACATCTTCACACGATCTTTCTTGCATTGGAGTTCAGCAGCTTTCAGCTTCCTCTTGGCTTCTTCCTCCATCATGTTAGCACTCCATTCAACGTATTTAGCAAGACCCTAAGTAAAAGTCATTAAGTTTGTTAGcaacatataataataataacaacatTGCTTAAAATTATAAGCACATACATTTTCAACGAGCTCCAAACCCAAGTCTTTAACTACTTCTCCATCAGAGTAATGGACTGAACCAATCAGGTTGTTGAACTTGTCAACACCTTCAAGAACAATCCGAACCTGCAAAATTCAACATAAAAATTAAGATCAatccaaatgcaaaaaatacaaataaacatGAAGAAAACTTACATCTCTGCTAAGAACACGATGCTCGGTGAAGTACTTGGCCTCAGCTCCAAATGGATCAGCAGAAACCTCACCGGAAGATGCTGCAGAGGCAGCAAGTCTCTGAGCTGACGTCAGAGGACCTCTTGACTCACCAGAAGCATCTCCATTGTTAGACTCATCAGGAACCGTCTCAACAACGTTTCCGTTTGTGTTTCTTCTTCCCATTGATGGAGACtaacattaaaagaaaaatgtcTGACTGACTTTGTTGCATGATTTGCATcttaaatgtttaaaatgtcAAGTTTAATCACTCACCTGGATTCCAGCAACAAAGACTTGCACAAACTGGAACTCTGGAAGAAGATAAACACGAATAGTACTCCCATCGCGTACTTGCTCCACAACACCTTCCATAGGCTTGCCTTTGTTAGCAGCTAGAAGCCCCATTGCATCAAAGCCTCCAGCATCTCCAATGGCAGAAGGAGGAAGGTCTCTGATAGATGCCTCAGCAGCACCAGGAACCTGGTAAAatccataataaaattaatttaaaaaactaaaagatTTGGAGAATGTAAGTAAggaagagagtgagagagactAACCTTGCTGAAACAACCAAAGCCTTCTTGCTTAGCCTGCTCTTGGAGCTGTAGCAGCTCTACAATGTAAGGACTAACTTTGCCCTGACTCTGCTGACCTTGCTCCCTAACCTTTGCCCAACCATTTTGAACAACAACCTTTGCTAGATTCTGGTTACCGAGGAAGACAGAACCAAACTCTCTTCCAGCAATAGCTTCCACTTTGTAATCCACTTTGAAAGCAAC comes from Brassica rapa cultivar Chiifu-401-42 chromosome A02, CAAS_Brap_v3.01, whole genome shotgun sequence and encodes:
- the LOC103850651 gene encoding calcium-dependent mitochondrial ATP-magnesium/phosphate carrier protein 3 is translated as MKKPASISMDHVLLALRETSEEREIRIRSLFDFFDNSSLGFLDYAQIEKGLASLQIPPEYKYARDLFRVCDANRDGRVDYHEFRRYIDAKELELYRIFQAIDVAHNGCILPEELWEALVKAGIEIDDEELARFVEHVDKDNNGTITFEEWRDFLLLYPHEATIENIYHHWERVCLIDIGEQAVIPDGISKHVKRSRLLLAGGLAGAVSRTATAPLDRLKVVLQVQRAHAGVLPTIKKIWREDKLRGFFRGNGLNVMKVAPESAIKFCAYEMLKPMIGGEGGDIGTSARLLAGGMAGAVAQTAIYPMDLVKTRLQTCVSEGGKAPKLWKLTKDIWVREGPRAFYKGLFPSLIGIIPYAGIDLAAYETLKDLSRTYILQDTEPGPLIQLSCGMTSGALGASCVYPLQVVRTRMQADSSETTMRQEFMKTMRGEGLRGFYRGLLPNLLKVVPAASITYIVYEAMKKNMALD
- the LOC103850652 gene encoding ribonuclease TUDOR 1, whose translation is MASATENQWLKGRVKAVTSGDCLVITALTHNRPGAPPEKTITLSSLMAPKMARRGGKDEPFAWESKEFLRKLCIGKEVAFKVDYKVEAIAGREFGSVFLGNQNLAKVVVQNGWAKVREQGQQSQGKVSPYIVELLQLQEQAKQEGFGCFSKVPGAAEASIRDLPPSAIGDAGGFDAMGLLAANKGKPMEGVVEQVRDGSTIRVYLLPEFQFVQVFVAGIQSPSMGRRNTNGNVVETVPDESNNGDASGESRGPLTSAQRLAASAASSGEVSADPFGAEAKYFTEHRVLSRDVRIVLEGVDKFNNLIGSVHYSDGEVVKDLGLELVENGLAKYVEWSANMMEEEAKRKLKAAELQCKKDRVKMWASYVPPATNSKALHDQNFTGKVVEVVSGDCVVVADDAIPYGSPAAERRVNLSSIRCPKMGNPRREEKPAPYAREAREFLRQRLIGKQVIVQMEYSRKVTPAEGATTTADRIMDFGSVFIPSPSKGDTEEVATASAISGTQPAGVNIAELLLSRGFGNVVRHRDFEERSNHYDALLAAESRALSGKKGIHSAKEAPAMHITDLTVAAAKKAKDFLPSLQRIRRIPAVVEYVLSGHRCKLYIPKLTCSIAFAFSGVRCPGRGEPFSDEAISVMRRRIMQRDVEIEVETVDRTGTFLGSMWEGRTNVATVLLEAGLAKMQTSFGADRIVEAHILEQAERTAKNQKLKIWENYVEGQEVSNGSTTVETRQKETLKVAVTEVLGGGRFYVQSVGDQRIASIQNQLASLSVKDAPIIGSFNPKRGDIVLAQFSLDNSWNRAMIVSAPREAIQSPDEKLEVFYIDYGNQELVPYSAIRPVDPSVSSAPGLAQLCRLAYIKVPSLEEDFGPEAGEYLHTVTLGSGKEFKAVIEERDTSGGKVKGQGTGTELAVTLIAADEEISVNAAMLQEGIAKMEKRRRFEHKDKQAALDALEKFQEEARKARTGIWQYGDVESDDEDTAPARKPAGGGRR